The region AACGGAAGGTCCAATTCTGATATTTGCTTAAACAAAGTACTAACAGCTATGAATCCAAATCCTTCATACCAATGTCCTCTTAgaaatttttattaaaatacaCCAAAAAAAAAAGTTGTTTTTGTTTTTAAGGGCACTTATCAATCTTGCAAGCTTTACAATTAGTATATGGTATATATATAACTACTAAGTTTTTAGAGGTTAATTTAATCATGATTTAATctaataaatattttataaaatcTTATTTATCTATAATTTAATTCTGACAAATCTGAGACTCAGTATAATAGTCCGTCTTACACACCCTAAAAAATGGCATCGGAAACAAGAGTTTGTTTCCTTCTAAGGTAACCATTGATTTTGTTTTACATCCAGTACCTTGATATCTAGGGATCAAAATCTTAGCCATTGTTTGACACAATTTAAGTATATATCTATCACATTAACAGTTTATGAAGGAGTTAACGATCAAATAAAAACATCAGATAGTCAACATTTCATGAAAAACTAATGTGAAAATCGATTTTATTATACATCATCAGTGCAAAGAAAGTATCTACTTATCATTGCAACCTCACCAGAGAATAAAGGGAACAGATTGATACTCAAATAGTTCAAAGTTCAAACAAACTAGAGCTGTAATCAGTAATTAGATGACCAGTTAGCAGCACTTCCAACTCTTGGCATGCCAGTTGCTTCCTTCTTAGAATCAGCATCCACCTTGAAAGTCGAACCACACACCTGACCAGAACTATCAATCCTTGGTATCGGCTTCAACTCGTTGAGTGGATGCTCGAAACTCCTCAAACCTCCCGATGTTGTAAAGAAGCATCCTAAACATACACAAACACATACTGAAACTCATTAATAACTAGTACTCAACCGCTTGGTTACGTAAAGCCAGAGCTGTCTCAAACTTTTGAAAGACCATGTGTAAGAAAATTTGAGACATTGTGCTATAGATCACCTTACATGCCATCAAAGACGGTCCTGCTTAGAGGTTCATCTAGTTGAACATGTTTAATCTTATATTTTTTTTAACTGATTAAATCATGCTATTACCTTTCGGGAATGGAGCATAAGATTTGCCACAACTCTTGCGAACAATATCGATCTCGTCTGAAAGAACTAGACTTTCGTCAGCATCAATTCCCCAGAAGAAAGGAACACTCCCGTCAGCATCCTGAAAAGAGCCGCAATGGCAAGTCAGGTAAGAGCAGAAAATTATTGGAAAATATAACATGGAAGACAAATATAAACCCTAGGATTACTCACAGCAGCAACAAACGCAGTTTGCGAACTGCTATCAAACAGGATAAACGCAAATTTGCCTTGGAAATCTCTCACAACTTGATCAGCGGGATATGGACCCCGATCCCTTAAGGTCCTGTAAGCCTCTATGACAATGGTCACCTCATTTGCTGATTTGTTCAATCCATATTGTTGTTTAAGATTAGCAACATTATCAATGTGACCTTGAAACAAGCCGAAGATGTCATCCACAACTGCAAACAGCCTGCAAACACCAGAAGCAGTAGAAAAATGATGAAGGCCATGGCATATAGATTAACAAATGATTCTGCAGAAAGATACAGATATAAAGACAATAGACAAGACAAACTATATGCAATTGTTAAGATCTAAGAATAAACAATAA is a window of Lathyrus oleraceus cultivar Zhongwan6 chromosome 6, CAAS_Psat_ZW6_1.0, whole genome shotgun sequence DNA encoding:
- the LOC127091274 gene encoding stem-specific protein TSJT1, which encodes MLAVFNKSVAKSPEGLQSPESNPVSSLKDGFLGQHFASLHPSSVNLNLASSAFLAYSHHKNNPLLPRLFAVVDDIFGLFQGHIDNVANLKQQYGLNKSANEVTIVIEAYRTLRDRGPYPADQVVRDFQGKFAFILFDSSSQTAFVAADADGSVPFFWGIDADESLVLSDEIDIVRKSCGKSYAPFPKGCFFTTSGGLRSFEHPLNELKPIPRIDSSGQVCGSTFKVDADSKKEATGMPRVGSAANWSSNY